CGGCCGTCCGTCGGGGGTCGGGCTCGTCTGTGCCCCACCACGAGGTGGAAGGGTGGAGCTACCCGAGCGAACCAAACCGATGGAGGAGAACCCCATGCCAGCCGTCGCACGTGTCACCGAGATCAGCGCCAAGTCGGAGCAGAGCTTCGAGGACGCCATCAGGGTCGGCGTGGAACGGGCCACGAAGACGTTGCGGAACGTGAAGTCCGCGTGGGTGAAGGAGCAGCGCGTCAGCGTCGATGGCGACAGCATCAGCGACTACCAGGTGAACCTGCTCATCACGTTCGAACTCGAGGAGTGAGGGCCGGTTCGGCACACGGCAGCGGACGTGTGTGGCCGGGAAGCGAGGGATCCACGTGACCGAGGTGACGATCACCCTCGAAGCGGTCGCACTGCCGGGGATCCTCGAGGTCCCCACGGAGGCGTCCGGCCTGGTGGTCTTCGCTCACGGCAGCGGCAGCAGCCGTCACAGTCCACGCAACACCCAGGTCGCCGATGGACTGCGAGCTGACGGGCTCGCGACACTGCTCCTGGACCTCCTCACGGAGGAGGAGGCCCGCGACCGAGCCAACGTCTTCGACATCGCGCTCCTCAGCGACCGCACCGTCGCCGCGATCGAGTGGGCCGCGGGGCGCGAGGAGCTCGCGGACCTCCGCGTTGGCACGTTCGGGGCGAGCACCGGGGCGGCCGCCGCGCTGAACGCCGCGCGAACCCTGCCGGATCGGGTCGGGGCGGTGGTCTCGCGGGGCGGTCGCGTCGACCTCGCCAGCGACCTCGAGCTCATCGACACCCCGGCGTTGCTCATCGTCGGGGGCGACGACCGGGCGGTCCTCGAGCTGAACCGCGACGCCGCCGAGTACCTCGGGCACGCCGAGGTGGCGATCGTGCCGGGCGCCGGTCACCTCTTCGAAGGGCCCGGCGAGCTCGAGCGTGTCACCGACCTCGCAGGAGCGTGGTTCCGCAAGCACCTGCGCTGACATGGCAACGGTCCCGGTGGTCATCGGTGCGGGGCTGATCGGGTTGGCGCTCTTCGACGTGTACGTCACCACCATCGCCGCTGCCGCCGGTGGGGGTCCCTTCACCCGGGGTCTGTCGGTGGCGATCGCTCGACTGGCGACCGGTCTGCCGCACCGTGACATCCACCGACGGCTGCAGAGGTCCGGCCACGTGGTGCTCGTCGCCGTCGTCATCGGATGGTTGGTACTCATCTGGGGCGGTTTCGTGCTGCTGTTCCTGTCGGATCCGTCCTCCGTCATGAACAGCACGACGACGCAGAACGCCGGCATCGTCGCCAAGCTCGCGTACGCGGCGGGGGCACTGGCAGGTGCGGGTGCCGGCTACGTCGCCACGTCGGGCGGATGGGAGTTCGTCAACAACGCCGCTGCGCTGATCGGGCTCAGCTGGGCCGCCCTGACCCTGACGTACCTGTTCCAGGTCGTGACCGCGGCGTCGAAGCGCCGCGCCCTGGCCATCCGCATCCTGGGAGTCGCCGACGACCCGGTCGCGATGGCCGCGGCCGGAGCCGGAGAGCCCGATCTCGGCCTGCTCGGTCAACACCTGACCACGCTGGCGGAGGAGGTCGCCCTGGTGGCGCGCTACCACCACGCGCTTCCCGTCCTGCCCTACTTCCACACGGTGGAACGCCACGCCGCGATCGAGGTAGCCGTCGCCGTGGTCGACGAGGCCTTGACGATCCTCCACGCTCGTGACGGCGGTGTCCCGACCGCCGCTGTAGGGCCGATGCGGGCGGCGATCGGCGAGCTGCTGGGGAGCGTCCGGCTCACCGAGGAGCACCGCGACCCGCCGCTACCGGCGACCGAGCGCCTCGATGCGGAGGGTGTGACCGTCGACCCCGCTGAGCTGCGCGCCCACGCGGATGAGCTGTCCACGCGCCGTCGGCGACTCCGTGCCCTGGTCGAGGATCGCGGCTGGGACTGGTCCGCGGACGTCCTGCGAACGCCGCCGAAGCTGGGTCCACCCGAGAGGAGTGAGACGCGTGGATGACCTATGGCTCACGTGGACGGACGCGGGCTTGGTGATCCTCACCGCACTGGTCGCCTACGCCGCGATGCTCTCCCTCTCCAGGATCTTCGGTCAGCGCCAGTTCGCCACGGCGACGAGCTACGACCTGCCGTTCGTGCTCGCCATCGGCGCCATCATCGGACGCGTCATCCTCGTCCGGACGTCGCTGGGCGCCGCCCTTCTCGGACTCGTCACGCTCTTCACCGCCCACGCCATCACGGGGTGGTTGCACCACCACTGGGTCGCGTTCCACCGCATCACCCAGAACCGGCCGCGCCTCGTCGTCGCCCACGGCGAGTTCGTCGACGAGCAGCTCGAGCGGGCGCACCTCAGTCGGGCAGAGACGTTCGAGGCGGTCCGCGCGTCCGGCCACGCATCGCTCGCGGCCGTGCTGGCGGTGGTGCTCGAGCGCAACGGCGAGACGAGCGTGATCGAGCAGGGAGAGCCGATCGAGCCCGAGTTGTGGCGTGAGGTCGAGGGTGCCGACCGCCTTCTCGATCGCCCGCCACGATCCTGAGCCCTGGATCGCTCCTGCCCGGGGGTCGACCCACCCCTAAGATCGAGGCTCAGCGCAGCAGTACCGCGACCCCGGTGCCCAGGACCGCCACGCCGGTCAGCAGCCACGCCACGTAGTCCCCGACGTGGCCGCTGTGCACCGCGCGCAACGGGGTGACCGCCGCGCTGCCGGCTTGCGCGAGATGGCCCAACCAGCGTGGTCGGCGACGAGGCATCAGCGCCCCAGCAGCGACCAGCAGCGCGACCGCGAACCCGGCCGAGCCGATCGCGACGCCCTTGAGGGTCAGCCCGGGCGTCGCGGGGATGACGGCCTCCACCGCCTCACCACCGAGCACCAGCGCCTGGTACGTGTCCGGGGAGGTCAACGCGTGACCTGCCGACGCCGCGACCGACCGCACACCAGGGACGATCCCGGCCGCGAGGGCGGCGACGAGCAGCAGCGCCATCGGTACGGCCATGACGGCCGGTGTCCGACCGTGGGCCTCCTCGGTCTCGTACTCGTCCGCCTCCTCCGCGTCGGCTGCCTCGTGCGATGCAGCGGGGCGTCCCCAGCCGAGGAACACCCGCGTCGCCACGCGCACCACCGCGCCTGCGGTCAGCCCCGAGACCAGCACGAGACAGACCACGAGCCAGGCGTGGCCGTGGTGCAGGAGCGCCTCGTCGATGAGCTGCTTGCCGAGCGTGATGCCGAACGGCGGCGTGCCCGCGAGTGCGAGCCCCCCGATGGTGAACATCACCCCGACGACGGGTGTGCTCCTGCCGCGACCATGCAGCTCACCCTCGTCGACGCTGCCGTAGCGGTGCAGCACGATCCCCAGACCGAGGAACAGGGCGGCCTTGGTCGCGGCGTGGGCGACGAGGTAGAGGCCCGAGCCGGTCGCCCCGTCGGGATCGAGCATCGCGATGCCGGCGAGGATGACGCCGCTGTGCGCCACCGACGAGAACGCCAGCAGCCGCTTGATGTGGTTCTGCAGCGTCGCCATCACCGCCGCGACGACAGCGGTGAGGGTCGCCGCCGCCGTGAGGATCGCCCGCAGCGCGTCGACGTGGGACGCCAGCGCGTCCGCGAAGACGACCCAGTGGACGCGCGCGAACACGACCACACCGAGCTGGATCATGATCGCCGCGAACAACGCGCAGACGGGCGTCGGGGCAACCGCATGCGCGTCCGCGTGCCAGAAGTGGAACGGCACGACGGCGGCCTTGACGAACAGCCCGGCGGCGATCAGCACGTACGCAGCCAGCACGAGCGGGCCAGCATCGCTGCCGGCCAACACCGTGCCCGCCTCGGCGAGGTTCGGCGTGCCGGTTCGGGCGTAGACGAAGACTCCGCCGGCGAGCAGCAGCAGCGAACCGAGCGTGTTGCTGACGGCGAAGTTGATAGCCCCCTGCAGCGGGCCCTCGTGATGGATCCGGTAGCCAGCGAGCGCGTAGGCC
The Actinomycetota bacterium genome window above contains:
- a CDS encoding DUF421 domain-containing protein, with amino-acid sequence MDDLWLTWTDAGLVILTALVAYAAMLSLSRIFGQRQFATATSYDLPFVLAIGAIIGRVILVRTSLGAALLGLVTLFTAHAITGWLHHHWVAFHRITQNRPRLVVAHGEFVDEQLERAHLSRAETFEAVRASGHASLAAVLAVVLERNGETSVIEQGEPIEPELWREVEGADRLLDRPPRS
- a CDS encoding dodecin family protein, whose protein sequence is MPAVARVTEISAKSEQSFEDAIRVGVERATKTLRNVKSAWVKEQRVSVDGDSISDYQVNLLITFELEE
- a CDS encoding dienelactone hydrolase family protein, whose product is MTEVTITLEAVALPGILEVPTEASGLVVFAHGSGSSRHSPRNTQVADGLRADGLATLLLDLLTEEEARDRANVFDIALLSDRTVAAIEWAAGREELADLRVGTFGASTGAAAALNAARTLPDRVGAVVSRGGRVDLASDLELIDTPALLIVGGDDRAVLELNRDAAEYLGHAEVAIVPGAGHLFEGPGELERVTDLAGAWFRKHLR
- a CDS encoding NADH-quinone oxidoreductase subunit D, which gives rise to MTATVALPIALVIPVVASALLMVLGRRGSRWTDAVAQAATVSTAVLLIAVAAGWTRGPAVHWIAGWQPTSGAIPGIPLVGDLPATVTAAVAAVLVTASLVYSVRYFEQVRPLYPVLLLTLLTGMVGFVLSGDLFNLFVFYEVIGVSAYALAGYRIHHEGPLQGAINFAVSNTLGSLLLLAGGVFVYARTGTPNLAEAGTVLAGSDAGPLVLAAYVLIAAGLFVKAAVVPFHFWHADAHAVAPTPVCALFAAIMIQLGVVVFARVHWVVFADALASHVDALRAILTAAATLTAVVAAVMATLQNHIKRLLAFSSVAHSGVILAGIAMLDPDGATGSGLYLVAHAATKAALFLGLGIVLHRYGSVDEGELHGRGRSTPVVGVMFTIGGLALAGTPPFGITLGKQLIDEALLHHGHAWLVVCLVLVSGLTAGAVVRVATRVFLGWGRPAASHEAADAEEADEYETEEAHGRTPAVMAVPMALLLVAALAAGIVPGVRSVAASAGHALTSPDTYQALVLGGEAVEAVIPATPGLTLKGVAIGSAGFAVALLVAAGALMPRRRPRWLGHLAQAGSAAVTPLRAVHSGHVGDYVAWLLTGVAVLGTGVAVLLR